A region of Paraburkholderia sp. BL23I1N1 DNA encodes the following proteins:
- a CDS encoding alpha/beta fold hydrolase, protein MASIESATPVSTTPLPPRSLAARLGITSVPRTELQRRYTQSGSKFVKIMGADVHYVDEGSGDTIVMIHGFASSLHTWNRVADELKRTHRVIRLDLPPFGVTGPLRSSAGEIETMNLPTYRGFIDTFMQALGVSRATLIGNSLGGLISWDYAVRHREAVERLVLIDSAGFPMKLPIYIGLFNSALVRVSSPWWLPEAIIKSAVRNVYGDPRKLDAVTLRRYIEFFHGEGTRTAIGKMVPTLDFKDVDTDVLKTLKVPSLVLWGAKDRWIPPAHAAEFASRIPGAKSVMYPGLGHIPMEEAPERVMTDLRAFLGTNAGVAPLTEGAHRAPV, encoded by the coding sequence ATGGCAAGCATCGAATCCGCGACACCCGTATCCACAACGCCCCTGCCGCCCCGCTCGCTCGCCGCGCGCCTCGGCATCACCAGCGTGCCGCGCACCGAATTGCAGCGGCGCTACACACAAAGCGGTTCGAAGTTCGTCAAGATCATGGGCGCCGACGTGCACTATGTCGACGAAGGCAGCGGCGACACGATCGTGATGATTCACGGTTTCGCGTCTTCCTTGCATACGTGGAATCGTGTCGCGGACGAACTCAAGCGCACGCACCGCGTGATTCGCCTCGATCTGCCGCCGTTCGGCGTGACCGGACCGCTGCGCTCCAGCGCCGGTGAAATCGAAACGATGAATTTGCCCACCTACCGGGGCTTCATCGACACGTTCATGCAGGCGCTCGGCGTTTCACGCGCGACGCTGATCGGCAATTCGCTCGGCGGCCTGATTTCGTGGGATTACGCTGTGCGCCATCGCGAGGCTGTCGAGCGGCTCGTCCTGATCGACTCGGCCGGTTTTCCGATGAAGCTGCCGATTTACATCGGCCTCTTCAATAGCGCGCTGGTGCGGGTCAGTTCGCCGTGGTGGCTGCCCGAAGCCATTATCAAGAGCGCGGTGCGCAACGTGTATGGCGATCCGCGCAAGCTCGATGCAGTGACGCTGCGGCGTTACATCGAATTCTTCCACGGCGAAGGGACGCGCACGGCCATCGGCAAGATGGTGCCGACGCTCGACTTCAAGGACGTCGACACCGACGTGCTGAAGACGCTCAAGGTGCCGTCGCTGGTCCTGTGGGGAGCAAAGGATCGCTGGATCCCGCCTGCTCACGCGGCCGAATTTGCGAGCCGCATTCCAGGCGCGAAATCCGTGATGTACCCAGGACTCGGTCACATCCCCATGGAAGAAGCGCCCGAGCGCGTGATGACCGATTTGCGCGCGTTTCTCGGCACGAACGCCGGGGTTGCTCCGTTGACCGAAGGCGCGCACCGCGCGCCGGTCTGA
- a CDS encoding TetR family transcriptional regulator — translation MNPVPEAAPAADHGAGAGQDLPPGKRKLIEAALRLTAGGRSFASLGLRELAREAGLNPNTFYRHFDTLDDLAREAVESVSRRLRPMLRRERWLAAHDEPQSVPRRACVAFFAFALENREAFLSALAEYHGTSRALREAVRANLHEVSAEMADDVVQLELMPTLARATVDEVCTQIVLQLFHLSAEYIEGDAARREALVAYAERFIVRLFAGSMLLAQHEPARA, via the coding sequence ATGAACCCAGTACCTGAAGCGGCGCCCGCCGCGGACCATGGCGCTGGTGCCGGGCAGGACCTTCCGCCCGGCAAGCGCAAGCTGATCGAAGCCGCGTTGCGTCTGACCGCGGGCGGGCGCAGCTTTGCAAGTCTCGGTTTGCGCGAACTGGCGCGCGAGGCGGGGCTGAATCCCAACACGTTCTATCGCCATTTCGACACGCTCGACGACCTGGCGCGCGAGGCGGTCGAATCGGTGAGCCGCCGCTTGCGGCCGATGCTGCGGCGCGAGCGCTGGCTGGCGGCGCACGATGAGCCGCAAAGCGTGCCGCGTCGCGCGTGTGTGGCGTTCTTTGCGTTTGCGCTGGAGAATCGCGAGGCGTTTCTGAGCGCGCTGGCCGAGTATCACGGCACCTCGCGGGCGCTGCGTGAAGCGGTGCGGGCGAATCTGCACGAGGTGTCGGCGGAAATGGCGGACGACGTGGTGCAACTGGAGCTGATGCCGACGCTCGCCCGCGCAACCGTCGACGAAGTCTGCACGCAGATCGTGCTGCAACTGTTTCACCTGTCGGCGGAATACATCGAAGGGGATGCCGCGCGCCGGGAAGCGCTGGTCGCGTATGCAGAGCGTTTCATCGTCCGCCTGTTCGCGGGGTCGATGCTGCTGGCGCAACATGAGCCGGCGAGGGCGTAA
- a CDS encoding NAD(P)/FAD-dependent oxidoreductase, with product MTPASSAQPAAPRIAIVGSGFAGIGMAIRLLRMGITSFTIYEAAGDIGGTWRDNTYPGAACDVPSHLYSFSFEPNPAWSRAFGGQAEIFAYLKHCVRKYGVDRYVRCNARVSSARFDAARQTWQVEIDSNGTRESIEADVVIAASGPLSRPAMPRIAGLDRFEGKLFHSARWDHDYPLEGKRVAVIGTGASAIQFVPRIQPRVAQLELFQRTAPWIMPKPDKPVGPRARWLFRHLPFTQRFVRNAIYWQLESRAIAFVVNPELMKMPMKFGLSYLERRVKDPVLRAKVTPNHRLGCKRVLLSSDYYPALGQANVDVVTTGIREIVADGIVTDDGAHHPADAIICGTGFQVNNVGAPFEVTGLNGTDLGALWLRDGPEAYLGVSVANFPNFFMMVGPNTGLGHNSMIYMIESQVQYIADCLRVLRRRKARTMNLRPDVQRDFNERLQKQMQHSVWVSGCHSWYQTKSGKVTALWPGFTFSFRKRTRRVRPHDYRFAP from the coding sequence GTGACGCCTGCCTCATCCGCCCAACCCGCCGCGCCACGCATTGCCATTGTCGGCAGTGGATTTGCGGGCATCGGCATGGCGATCCGTCTGCTCCGGATGGGCATCACGTCGTTCACGATTTACGAGGCGGCCGGCGATATTGGTGGCACGTGGCGCGACAACACCTATCCCGGCGCGGCCTGCGATGTGCCGTCGCATCTGTATTCGTTTTCGTTCGAGCCGAATCCCGCGTGGTCGCGTGCGTTCGGCGGCCAGGCGGAGATCTTCGCCTACCTCAAGCATTGCGTGCGCAAATACGGCGTCGATCGCTACGTGCGTTGCAATGCGCGCGTGTCCTCGGCCCGTTTCGACGCAGCGCGGCAAACCTGGCAAGTCGAGATCGACTCGAACGGCACACGCGAAAGCATCGAGGCCGACGTGGTGATCGCGGCGAGCGGTCCGCTGTCGCGGCCGGCCATGCCGCGGATCGCAGGGCTCGACCGTTTCGAAGGCAAGCTGTTTCATTCGGCGCGCTGGGACCACGACTATCCGCTCGAAGGCAAGCGCGTCGCGGTGATCGGCACGGGCGCCAGCGCGATCCAGTTCGTGCCGCGGATCCAGCCGCGCGTGGCGCAACTCGAGCTGTTCCAGCGCACCGCGCCGTGGATCATGCCCAAGCCGGACAAGCCGGTCGGCCCGCGCGCGCGTTGGCTGTTCCGCCACCTGCCGTTCACGCAGCGCTTCGTGCGCAATGCGATCTACTGGCAACTCGAATCGCGCGCGATTGCGTTCGTCGTCAATCCGGAACTGATGAAAATGCCGATGAAGTTCGGCCTGAGCTACCTGGAGCGGCGCGTCAAGGACCCCGTGCTGCGCGCCAAAGTGACGCCGAACCACCGGCTCGGCTGCAAGCGCGTATTGCTGTCGAGCGATTACTATCCGGCGCTTGGCCAAGCGAACGTCGACGTGGTGACGACCGGCATTCGCGAAATCGTCGCCGATGGCATCGTGACCGACGACGGCGCACACCACCCGGCCGACGCTATCATCTGCGGCACGGGTTTTCAGGTCAACAACGTGGGCGCGCCATTCGAGGTGACCGGGCTCAATGGCACGGATCTCGGCGCACTGTGGCTGCGCGACGGGCCGGAGGCCTACCTCGGCGTCAGTGTCGCCAACTTCCCGAACTTCTTCATGATGGTTGGCCCGAACACCGGGCTCGGTCATAACTCGATGATCTACATGATCGAGTCGCAGGTGCAGTACATCGCCGATTGCCTGCGCGTATTGCGCCGGCGCAAGGCTCGAACCATGAACCTGCGGCCAGACGTCCAGCGCGATTTCAACGAGCGTCTGCAGAAGCAGATGCAGCACTCCGTGTGGGTCAGTGGCTGCCATAGCTGGTATCAAACGAAAAGCGGCAAGGTCACGGCGTTGTGGCCGGGCTTCACATTCAGCTTTCGCAAACGCACGCGGCGGGTGCGGCCGCACGATTATCGTTTCGCGCCTTAA